The following are from one region of the Sandaracinus amylolyticus genome:
- a CDS encoding ABC transporter substrate-binding protein, with protein sequence MPLPLELLDGARPALRRAALLTLLPLAAALVFTGCPGGPGQRPIGTTPALTTDDPDAEGDLRDAERAAEDGRSTEAAQRFRDFLAEHPDDRLVPLAELGLGRVLLASGDAQGSLERFERAATSDDEVVAERARFHRGVALHLLGRSAEAIDVLTPLRGRLVDPESTSLLLRTLAAASMQTGDPITALGALDDLVRAQTSEADTNEARARIEAIVTNELPADLVPLAYDTLARDGTSWPQVALRAIRAAYDAGDVERVRAIAGDLRSQGVELSEELAALVLRADRIATADPRVIGAILPLSGRGREIGQRALRGLMLAAGTPAEGPPPPDAPQLVLRDDAGDPERAARAVEELVSTHRAIAIVGPLDGPSAVAAARRAQQLGVPLITLSPAGDVTSAGPMAFRLFPSAEGELRSLVRAARARGASRFAALHPESPYGTAMRDALARAVAAEGGEMATSASYAPTATSFGPQVQQIAAGGADAVLVADSGARLALIAPALAAGGMWSTMPGAAPPPRGRRIALMIPSVGFDPRLPRTAGRYLQGALFSVPFHAPTAEGEARSFTDGFMARFATEPDAFAAYAYDAFGLVRRAVASGATSRADVASWLAAGRETPTAGASGGLGSAREARTATRLLELRGELFVAAQ encoded by the coding sequence ATGCCCCTGCCCCTCGAGCTCCTCGACGGAGCCCGCCCTGCGCTGCGTCGCGCCGCCCTCCTCACGCTCCTGCCGCTGGCCGCCGCCCTCGTGTTCACCGGCTGCCCAGGGGGCCCGGGACAGCGCCCGATCGGCACCACGCCGGCGCTCACCACCGACGATCCCGACGCCGAGGGCGACCTCCGCGACGCCGAGCGCGCGGCCGAGGACGGCCGCTCCACCGAGGCGGCCCAGCGGTTCCGGGACTTCCTCGCCGAGCACCCCGACGATCGGCTGGTGCCGCTGGCCGAGCTGGGCCTGGGGCGCGTGCTGCTCGCGAGCGGCGACGCGCAGGGCTCGCTCGAGCGCTTCGAGCGCGCCGCGACCAGCGACGACGAGGTGGTCGCGGAGCGCGCACGCTTCCACCGCGGGGTCGCGCTGCACCTGCTCGGCCGCAGCGCCGAGGCGATCGACGTGCTCACGCCGCTGCGCGGTCGCCTGGTGGATCCCGAGAGCACGTCGCTGCTGCTGCGCACGCTCGCGGCGGCGTCGATGCAGACCGGCGATCCGATCACCGCGCTCGGCGCGCTCGACGATCTCGTCCGCGCCCAGACCTCGGAGGCCGACACCAACGAGGCGCGGGCGCGCATCGAGGCGATCGTCACGAACGAGCTGCCCGCCGACCTCGTCCCCCTCGCCTACGACACCCTCGCGCGCGACGGCACGTCGTGGCCGCAGGTCGCCCTGCGCGCGATCCGCGCGGCCTACGACGCGGGCGACGTCGAGCGGGTGCGCGCGATCGCCGGCGATCTTCGCTCGCAGGGCGTGGAGCTCTCCGAGGAGCTCGCCGCGCTGGTGCTGCGCGCGGATCGCATCGCGACCGCCGATCCTCGGGTGATCGGCGCGATCCTTCCGCTCTCGGGGCGCGGTCGCGAGATCGGACAGCGCGCGCTGCGCGGCCTGATGCTCGCGGCGGGCACGCCCGCCGAGGGCCCGCCGCCGCCCGACGCGCCGCAGCTCGTGCTGCGCGACGACGCGGGTGATCCCGAGCGCGCGGCGCGCGCGGTCGAGGAGCTGGTGTCGACCCACCGCGCGATCGCGATCGTGGGGCCGCTCGATGGTCCCTCGGCGGTCGCGGCGGCGCGGCGCGCGCAGCAGCTCGGGGTGCCGCTGATCACGCTCTCGCCCGCGGGCGACGTGACGAGCGCGGGCCCGATGGCGTTCCGCTTGTTCCCCAGCGCCGAGGGCGAGCTGCGCTCGCTGGTGCGCGCGGCGCGGGCGCGCGGCGCGTCGCGGTTCGCCGCGCTGCACCCCGAGTCGCCCTACGGCACCGCGATGCGCGATGCGCTGGCGCGCGCGGTCGCGGCCGAGGGCGGCGAGATGGCGACGAGCGCGAGCTACGCGCCGACCGCGACGAGCTTCGGACCGCAGGTGCAGCAGATCGCGGCGGGCGGCGCGGACGCGGTGCTGGTCGCGGACAGCGGGGCGCGGCTCGCGCTGATCGCACCGGCGCTCGCGGCGGGCGGGATGTGGAGCACGATGCCGGGCGCGGCCCCGCCGCCGCGAGGACGCCGCATCGCGCTGATGATCCCGAGCGTCGGGTTCGATCCGCGGCTGCCGCGCACTGCGGGTCGTTACCTGCAGGGCGCGCTCTTCAGCGTGCCGTTCCACGCGCCGACCGCCGAGGGCGAGGCACGCTCGTTCACCGATGGGTTCATGGCGCGCTTCGCGACCGAGCCCGATGCGTTCGCGGCCTACGCGTACGACGCGTTCGGGCTGGTGCGGCGCGCGGTGGCGTCGGGCGCGACGAGCCGCGCCGACGTCGCGTCGTGGCTCGCGGCGGGACGCGAGACGCCGACGGCAGGCGCGAGCGGCGGCCTCGGCTCGGCCCGCGAGGCGAGGACGGCGACCCGGCTGCTCGAGCTGCGCGGAGAGCTCTTCGTCGCTGCGCAGTAG
- a CDS encoding ferredoxin--NADP reductase: MRRIPAELHSVELVDARMLSPTVRELVFRTVDGRGFDFLAGQWVKLHLGGGIDRDYSIASAPDASAPDRFALAVTLVEGGPGSERLHTMELGTRIDARGPNGLFVREDAEREAPALYVGTGTGLAPLRAMLQEELRREDGPPQVLLFGSRTEEDILWREELEGWAARHPRFRLELTLSRADTRIWKGRCGWVQHHLHELMPALPGAPHVYVCGLSKMVSEVRRTLKEELRLDRRHVHSERYD; the protein is encoded by the coding sequence ATGCGCCGCATCCCCGCCGAACTGCATTCCGTCGAGCTCGTCGATGCGCGGATGCTCTCGCCGACGGTGCGCGAGCTGGTGTTCCGCACGGTGGACGGCCGCGGGTTCGACTTCCTCGCCGGGCAGTGGGTGAAGCTGCACCTCGGCGGAGGGATCGATCGCGACTACTCGATCGCGAGCGCGCCCGACGCGAGCGCGCCCGATCGCTTCGCCCTCGCGGTGACGCTGGTCGAGGGCGGACCGGGCTCGGAGCGGCTCCACACGATGGAGCTCGGGACGCGCATCGACGCGCGCGGCCCCAACGGGCTCTTCGTGCGCGAGGACGCGGAGCGCGAGGCACCGGCGCTCTACGTCGGCACCGGCACCGGGCTCGCGCCGCTGCGCGCGATGCTGCAGGAGGAGCTGCGCCGCGAGGACGGGCCGCCGCAGGTGCTGCTCTTCGGATCGCGCACCGAGGAGGACATCCTGTGGCGCGAGGAGCTCGAGGGCTGGGCCGCGCGGCACCCGCGGTTCCGCCTCGAGCTGACGCTCTCGCGCGCCGACACGCGCATCTGGAAGGGCCGCTGCGGCTGGGTGCAGCACCACCTGCACGAGCTGATGCCGGCCCTGCCCGGCGCGCCGCACGTGTACGTGTGCGGCCTGTCGAAGATGGTGAGCGAAGTGCGGCGCACGCTGAAGGAAGAGCTGCGGCTCGACCGCCGCCACGTGCACTCCGAGCGCTACGACTGA
- a CDS encoding putative immunity protein, which yields MPILPKERDPRLITIRRGGTLTDEHHRLLAEWALSCAEHVLHLFEGHEPSDRRPREAIDVGRAWIRGDVHMRDAHQAAFRANAAARGMPDPAKLAALSAGQAVAVAHVAAHELGAAAYAIRAAGAGVPAGDAARARAEEREWQRAQLPAAIRELVLDDQRRRSAICWHAFDD from the coding sequence GTGCCGATCCTTCCGAAAGAGCGTGACCCTCGGCTGATCACCATCCGGCGCGGCGGGACGCTGACGGACGAGCACCACCGACTCCTGGCCGAGTGGGCCCTGTCGTGTGCGGAGCACGTGCTGCACCTGTTCGAGGGACACGAGCCGAGCGACCGCCGGCCCCGCGAGGCGATCGACGTCGGGCGAGCCTGGATCCGCGGCGACGTGCACATGCGCGACGCACATCAAGCCGCCTTCCGGGCGAATGCCGCGGCCCGCGGGATGCCCGATCCCGCGAAGCTCGCGGCGCTGTCGGCGGGCCAAGCCGTCGCGGTCGCTCACGTCGCCGCCCACGAGCTGGGCGCTGCGGCGTACGCCATCCGGGCGGCCGGCGCAGGTGTCCCTGCCGGCGACGCTGCCCGCGCTCGGGCCGAGGAGCGCGAGTGGCAGCGGGCCCAGCTCCCTGCCGCGATTCGCGAGCTCGTCCTCGACGATCAACGACGCCGCAGCGCGATCTGCTGGCACGCCTTCGACGACTGA
- a CDS encoding sterol desaturase family protein, giving the protein MSDEPKLVVAPTVEKLERLATSHGALAPGSGLLTGVIALVLAILSLLAVIGFHFPAYLSTPELRHVYDVQTLRYALFGAMVVSGALALVNIVLGRRRWLAASAFAIVALAEALGGPTVPIGDFPDHTPYVGLDFFVLDLLGSTLVFVFLEKLFPLRRDQPIFRAEWQNDLTHFFVNHLIVGLVLLITNRVVHGVFGWAVSDTVQSLVTSLPFLLQLFLVILVADLVQYWTHRAYHEVPFLWRFHSVHHSAEHMDWLAGSRQHLLELIATRIMVLAPIFVLGFSQRVIDVYVIVVGFQAVFNHANVDVRLGPLRYLIVTPNFHHWHHSRDTEAIDRNYAAHFAFLDYLFGTAVTADRKWPNRYGVVGDYVPLGFLKQLAFPFVGSTESRERPTLAPGEAAWTKPSAGDSTGKDAARSEG; this is encoded by the coding sequence ATGTCCGACGAACCGAAGCTCGTGGTCGCGCCCACGGTCGAGAAGCTCGAGCGCCTCGCCACCTCGCACGGCGCGCTCGCGCCCGGCAGCGGGCTCCTCACCGGTGTCATCGCGCTCGTGCTCGCGATCCTCTCGCTGCTCGCGGTGATCGGGTTCCACTTCCCGGCGTATCTCTCGACGCCCGAGCTGCGCCACGTCTACGACGTCCAGACGCTGCGCTACGCGCTCTTCGGCGCGATGGTCGTCTCGGGCGCGCTCGCGCTCGTGAACATCGTGCTCGGGCGGCGTCGTTGGCTCGCCGCGTCGGCCTTCGCGATCGTCGCGCTCGCCGAGGCGCTGGGCGGGCCCACCGTGCCGATCGGCGACTTCCCCGATCACACGCCCTACGTCGGGCTCGACTTCTTCGTGCTCGATCTGCTCGGCTCGACGCTCGTCTTCGTGTTCCTCGAGAAGCTCTTCCCGCTGCGCCGCGACCAGCCGATCTTCCGCGCCGAGTGGCAGAACGACCTCACGCACTTCTTCGTGAACCACCTGATCGTCGGGCTCGTGCTGCTGATCACGAACCGCGTCGTGCACGGCGTCTTCGGCTGGGCGGTGAGCGACACCGTCCAGTCGCTCGTCACGTCGCTGCCCTTCCTCCTGCAGCTCTTCCTCGTGATCCTCGTCGCCGATCTCGTGCAGTACTGGACGCACCGCGCCTACCACGAGGTCCCGTTCCTCTGGCGCTTCCACTCGGTGCACCACAGCGCCGAGCACATGGACTGGCTCGCGGGATCGCGTCAGCACCTGCTCGAGCTGATCGCGACGCGCATCATGGTGCTCGCGCCGATCTTCGTGCTCGGGTTCTCGCAGCGCGTGATCGACGTCTACGTGATCGTCGTCGGCTTCCAGGCCGTGTTCAACCACGCCAACGTCGACGTGCGCCTCGGGCCGCTGCGCTATCTGATCGTCACGCCGAACTTCCACCACTGGCATCACTCGCGTGACACCGAGGCGATCGATCGGAACTACGCCGCGCACTTCGCGTTCCTCGACTACCTCTTCGGCACCGCGGTAACCGCCGATCGCAAGTGGCCCAACCGCTACGGCGTGGTCGGCGACTACGTGCCGCTCGGCTTCCTCAAGCAGCTCGCCTTTCCGTTCGTCGGATCGACCGAGTCGCGCGAGCGTCCGACCCTCGCCCCCGGCGAGGCGGCGTGGACCAAACCTTCGGCCGGAGATTCCACCGGGAAGGACGCGGCGCGATCCGAGGGCTGA
- a CDS encoding PQQ-binding-like beta-propeller repeat protein, whose protein sequence is MKATRWIGAIAIALVGCGGSQGLAHNFPDDRPADVRAVLDRVAAAPPRQEPGIVVGLTPAPMRLWAYDVAAGRALWEQPAEAETTPQVAGDYVVVQEPSGIVVRRLSDGSVATRFGDDELSMTGADGEGPLAAIALSTGGAVGARSRLVVVQNGGVAWQLGVEQAIGEPAVRAGMIFLPWAQQNLSVLDASGAELARVRFTRGVVGHALADERAIFFGQQGLAQLSERTTSAPDAPWFQPVARELPGNPGLLRNAYEPPPSPTSATHHVRLVWRAVPSDGDVSLQDDTIYLVFYRLVFALGANDESVRWVAQLPADVVGATANEAGVVVADENGGLFSLSRQDGRVMASAQTGQPATWAHVASASLRAGAPEGEAMPLRDQLLAATQNTDARLVPARAYAARLLASMPEPEVTASLVALCDDRSLPAQLHAAACDALALRESGIEHVTSALERHASYLAGTSAPPVGALARAAARANERRAVPLLIAQLRDPQTPADDLAAVAQALQALGDASAREPLEDFVRLYHAENDQTLARPLAAAITAYTALAGPASQETLRWVIDDPMSMPAARAAAQQALTALTAAPAQSETSAPAEPTTTTSETTTSAELPARITGPLLDQLMAPIDDELDACLTTPERSHTQARVVIAVEPDGTVTTVTATPSELAACLEPIVRSRTFPATRARTRQSVTYTVRR, encoded by the coding sequence ATGAAGGCGACGCGATGGATCGGCGCGATCGCGATCGCGCTGGTGGGCTGCGGCGGCTCGCAGGGGCTCGCGCACAACTTCCCCGATGATCGGCCCGCCGACGTGCGCGCGGTGCTCGATCGCGTCGCGGCGGCACCGCCGCGGCAGGAGCCGGGGATCGTGGTGGGCCTGACGCCCGCGCCGATGCGCCTCTGGGCGTACGACGTCGCGGCGGGCCGCGCGCTCTGGGAGCAGCCGGCCGAGGCGGAGACGACGCCGCAGGTCGCGGGCGACTACGTCGTCGTGCAGGAGCCCTCGGGCATCGTGGTGCGGCGGCTGTCCGACGGGAGCGTGGCGACGCGGTTCGGCGACGACGAGCTCTCGATGACCGGCGCCGACGGCGAAGGCCCGCTCGCGGCGATCGCGCTCTCGACCGGCGGCGCGGTGGGCGCACGCTCGCGGCTCGTCGTCGTGCAGAACGGCGGGGTCGCGTGGCAGCTCGGGGTGGAGCAGGCGATCGGCGAGCCCGCGGTGCGCGCGGGGATGATCTTCCTGCCCTGGGCGCAGCAGAACCTCTCGGTGCTCGACGCGAGCGGCGCGGAGCTCGCGCGGGTGCGGTTCACGCGCGGCGTGGTCGGGCACGCGCTCGCCGACGAGCGCGCGATCTTCTTCGGGCAGCAAGGGCTGGCGCAGCTGAGCGAGCGGACGACGTCGGCGCCCGACGCGCCGTGGTTCCAGCCGGTCGCGCGAGAGCTGCCGGGCAACCCGGGGCTCCTGCGCAACGCCTACGAGCCCCCGCCTTCGCCGACCAGCGCGACGCACCACGTGCGCTTGGTCTGGCGCGCGGTGCCGAGCGACGGGGACGTGTCGCTGCAGGACGACACGATCTACCTCGTGTTCTACCGGCTCGTGTTCGCGCTCGGCGCGAACGACGAGAGCGTGCGCTGGGTCGCGCAGCTCCCGGCGGACGTCGTCGGCGCGACGGCGAACGAGGCCGGCGTGGTGGTCGCCGACGAGAACGGCGGGCTCTTCTCGCTCTCGCGCCAGGACGGGCGGGTGATGGCGAGCGCGCAGACCGGACAGCCCGCGACGTGGGCGCACGTCGCGAGCGCGTCGCTGCGCGCCGGCGCGCCCGAGGGCGAGGCGATGCCGCTGCGCGATCAGCTGCTCGCGGCGACGCAGAACACCGACGCGCGCCTGGTGCCGGCGCGGGCGTACGCGGCGCGGCTGCTCGCGTCGATGCCGGAGCCCGAGGTGACCGCGAGCCTGGTCGCGCTGTGCGACGACCGATCGCTGCCGGCGCAGCTGCACGCGGCGGCGTGCGACGCGCTGGCGCTGCGCGAGAGCGGCATCGAGCACGTGACGAGCGCGCTCGAGCGCCATGCGTCGTACCTCGCGGGCACGAGCGCGCCGCCGGTGGGTGCGCTGGCGCGCGCGGCGGCGCGGGCGAACGAGCGGCGCGCGGTGCCGCTGCTGATCGCGCAGCTGCGTGATCCGCAGACCCCGGCCGACGATCTCGCCGCGGTCGCGCAGGCGCTGCAGGCGCTCGGCGATGCGAGCGCGCGCGAGCCGCTCGAGGACTTCGTGCGGCTCTATCACGCGGAGAACGACCAGACGCTGGCGCGGCCGCTCGCGGCGGCGATCACGGCGTACACGGCGCTCGCCGGGCCGGCGTCGCAGGAGACGCTGCGCTGGGTGATCGACGATCCGATGTCGATGCCCGCGGCGCGCGCCGCGGCGCAGCAGGCGCTGACCGCGCTGACCGCGGCACCGGCGCAGAGCGAGACGAGCGCGCCCGCCGAGCCGACGACGACGACCAGCGAGACGACGACGAGCGCCGAGCTCCCGGCGCGCATCACCGGGCCGCTGCTCGATCAGCTGATGGCGCCGATCGACGACGAGCTCGACGCGTGCCTCACGACGCCCGAGCGCTCGCACACCCAGGCGCGCGTGGTGATCGCGGTCGAGCCCGACGGCACGGTCACGACGGTCACGGCCACGCCGAGCGAGCTCGCGGCATGCCTCGAGCCGATCGTGCGCTCGAGGACGTTCCCCGCGACGCGGGCCCGCACCCGGCAGAGCGTCACGTACACCGTGCGTCGCTGA
- a CDS encoding HEAT repeat domain-containing protein yields MSAAIVAALSGLALALAPARAAAQDLTLDQATQMLRSSDHDEVQTAIQSIGLLGSPRGVEPLAARIRDGLAPDLLESAIDTLTVLGRAEAGPVLFELVTHRRPEVRLRAVQAIAATRPRGADRALVSALSDSSAEVRSAAATALGDLGAASAAESLFLALDRGVPEAGPALGKVVRAEHVGRVLEYLGRLPFSQMQGVLDEMLRRRDLPSRSRLDVVARLGELATPEVRTFLSEWASAQPANDPVRRAAEDVVARIAQ; encoded by the coding sequence ATGTCGGCCGCGATCGTCGCGGCGCTGTCGGGCCTCGCGCTCGCGCTCGCACCAGCGCGCGCGGCGGCCCAGGACCTCACGCTCGATCAAGCGACCCAGATGCTCCGCTCGTCGGATCACGACGAGGTGCAGACCGCCATCCAGTCGATCGGCCTGCTCGGAAGCCCGCGCGGCGTGGAGCCGCTGGCGGCGCGCATCCGCGACGGACTGGCGCCCGATCTGCTGGAGTCGGCGATCGACACGCTGACCGTGCTCGGGCGCGCCGAGGCGGGGCCGGTGCTCTTCGAGCTCGTCACGCACCGGCGGCCCGAGGTGCGGCTGCGCGCGGTGCAGGCGATCGCGGCGACGCGGCCGCGGGGCGCGGACCGCGCGCTGGTGAGCGCGCTCTCGGACAGCAGCGCCGAGGTGCGGAGCGCCGCGGCGACCGCGCTGGGCGATCTCGGCGCGGCGAGCGCGGCGGAGTCGCTCTTCCTCGCGCTCGATCGCGGGGTGCCCGAGGCGGGCCCCGCGCTGGGCAAGGTGGTGCGCGCGGAGCACGTGGGGCGGGTGCTCGAGTACCTCGGGCGGCTGCCGTTCTCGCAGATGCAGGGCGTGCTCGACGAGATGCTGCGGCGCCGTGATCTGCCGTCGCGCAGCCGGCTCGACGTGGTGGCGCGGCTCGGCGAGCTCGCGACGCCCGAGGTGCGGACGTTCTTGAGCGAGTGGGCGAGCGCGCAGCCGGCGAACGACCCGGTGCGGCGCGCGGCGGAGGACGTCGTGGCGAGGATCGCGCAATGA
- a CDS encoding bifunctional nucleoside/nucleotide kinase/histidine phosphatase family protein, translating into MANAPRRDRPASVRLALVMVGLPARGKTHIARRVMRYLSWLGYRTRVFNVGNYRRERVGSQMSHTFFDPTNPEGRAARAEVAMAALADMLAWFANGGEVGIYDATNSTRERRALVADRCRAQGLQVVFVESICEDETVIASNIRQTKLHMPDYVGMDPEQAVADFRARIAQYEKVYETVEEDEGSYVKLIDVGRKLVASGVDGFLPSRLVFFLMNIHTIPRPIYLSRHGESEYNVAHRIGGDSGLSPQGRRFAQNLARYVEGEVGEREIRIWTSTLRRTIETARLLGRGTVEWRALDEIDAGDCDGMTYDEIRAAMPKEFEARSGDKFDYRYPRGESYRDVIRRLEPVIVELERERSPVLIIAHQAILRALYAYLMDKPPRDCPHLSVPLHTLVKLTPATYGVMEERFELGPEPDRAEAPT; encoded by the coding sequence ATGGCGAACGCACCGCGCCGGGATCGCCCGGCGTCCGTACGGCTGGCGCTCGTGATGGTGGGCCTTCCCGCGCGCGGCAAGACGCACATCGCGCGCCGCGTGATGCGCTACCTCTCGTGGCTCGGCTATCGCACGCGCGTCTTCAACGTCGGCAACTACCGGCGCGAGCGCGTCGGCTCGCAGATGAGCCACACGTTCTTCGATCCGACGAACCCCGAGGGACGTGCGGCGCGCGCCGAGGTCGCGATGGCCGCGCTCGCCGACATGCTCGCGTGGTTCGCGAACGGCGGCGAGGTCGGCATCTACGACGCGACGAACTCGACGCGCGAGCGGCGGGCGCTGGTCGCCGATCGCTGTCGCGCCCAGGGCCTGCAGGTCGTGTTCGTCGAGTCGATCTGCGAGGACGAGACGGTCATCGCGTCGAACATCCGGCAGACGAAGCTGCACATGCCGGACTACGTCGGCATGGACCCCGAGCAGGCCGTCGCGGACTTCCGCGCCCGCATCGCGCAGTACGAGAAGGTCTACGAGACGGTCGAGGAGGACGAGGGCAGCTACGTGAAGCTGATCGACGTCGGCCGGAAGCTCGTCGCGTCCGGCGTCGACGGGTTCCTGCCCTCGCGGCTCGTCTTCTTCCTGATGAACATCCACACGATCCCGCGGCCCATCTATCTCTCGCGGCACGGGGAGAGCGAGTACAACGTCGCGCACCGCATCGGCGGCGACTCCGGGCTCTCGCCACAAGGGCGTCGCTTCGCGCAGAACCTCGCGCGCTACGTCGAGGGCGAGGTCGGCGAGCGAGAGATCCGCATCTGGACGAGCACGCTGCGGAGGACGATCGAGACCGCGCGACTGCTGGGACGCGGCACGGTGGAGTGGCGCGCGCTCGACGAGATCGACGCGGGCGACTGCGACGGGATGACGTACGACGAGATCCGCGCCGCGATGCCGAAGGAGTTCGAGGCGCGCAGCGGCGACAAGTTCGACTACCGCTACCCGCGCGGCGAGAGCTATCGCGACGTCATCCGCCGGCTCGAGCCGGTGATCGTCGAATTGGAGCGCGAGCGCAGCCCGGTGCTGATCATCGCGCACCAGGCGATCCTGCGCGCGCTCTACGCGTACCTGATGGACAAGCCGCCGCGCGACTGCCCGCACCTGAGCGTTCCGCTGCACACGCTCGTGAAGCTGACGCCGGCGACCTACGGGGTGATGGAGGAACGATTCGAGCTGGGGCCGGAGCCGGATCGGGCGGAGGCCCCCACGTAA